The genomic stretch TAATAACATAGGTGCGTTTATCTTCAGAATGTCCATTAACTTCAATATATTTTTTTTCCTCAAGCTTTTTAACTGTGCGGCTTACCGCTGCCTTATCTAATCCTAAAATATCGCTAATTTTCTGTACTGAACAATCAGAAGCACTGGATAAAACTGAAATGATCCGCCATTCAGTCATCCCGATACCAAATTTTTGTGTATAAGCGGTACTTGATTTCAACATAAGCTTGTTTGCTAACATATTGATTTGTGCTGTTGCATGACGGTCAATATTAATTTTTTGCATTCGATGATCGTAGTAATTAGAGGAGAGAATGAAATTATACAGAATCAATAAATTAAGGATATATTTAACTTTGTAGAAAAATATATCCTTAATATTTATCTTATTTTTAATCTTTATAAGATAGCAACAGCACGCACAAAACCTGCGGAAGCATGTTTAATCTTATAAGGAAAACATGAGACTAAAAATCCATAGTCAGGTAGGCTTTCTAGATTTGCTAATTTTTCCATCTGTCCATAACCGATATCTCGACCAGCTTTATGTCCTTCCCAAATAATAGAAGCATCTTTTGTTTCGGCAAATCTCTCTTTTGTATATTTAAAGGGAGCATCCCAACTCCACGCATCTGTACCAACTACTCGAACGCCTTGTTCTAGCATCCATAAAGTTGCTTCACGACCAATTCCACAACCTTTACCTAAATATTCAGGTTGTCCAAAATAAGCCCCAGCTGAGGTATTAATAAGTACAATATCTAAAGGACTAAGTGTATATCCAATTCTGCTTAATTCTTCTTGCACTTCAGATGCTGAT from Acinetobacter pittii encodes the following:
- a CDS encoding MarR family winged helix-turn-helix transcriptional regulator, which codes for MQKINIDRHATAQINMLANKLMLKSSTAYTQKFGIGMTEWRIISVLSSASDCSVQKISDILGLDKAAVSRTVKKLEEKKYIEVNGHSEDKRTYVINLTSAGQELYDIASDFALEREKQLLEELEESEKDQLFNLLKKLRNKVDQM
- a CDS encoding cyclase family protein, whose amino-acid sequence is MENFLKDRKYIDLSVTLENNPYTDPPPLLPKIEYMDHQEGWPEMEAMFPGLELKDLPGEEAWAAERLIITTHSGTHMDAPWHYSSTTDGGKPAYGIDELPLDWCFRPGVKLDFRNKPDGHVVSASEVQEELSRIGYTLSPLDIVLINTSAGAYFGQPEYLGKGCGIGREATLWMLEQGVRVVGTDAWSWDAPFKYTKERFAETKDASIIWEGHKAGRDIGYGQMEKLANLESLPDYGFLVSCFPYKIKHASAGFVRAVAIL